One genomic window of Desulfovibrio psychrotolerans includes the following:
- a CDS encoding HEAT repeat domain-containing protein, whose protein sequence is MTQSPPRRVAPHLKAVIYLQCMFAASLLLEAGGLYLLLSPPRPAGQQQWLQATALHLLAAAVPLLYRYRPARFPSAGWYLPKLTGLITLFLPVVGISGMFLTVNLTKLLIRPKGLAHEFEQEKMHLTHLDAGTITRTMDDMLREELATQPIVDILLGSDDDLKRGAIMLLKRMKSPRAVTLLKESLSDASAEVRFFAHTALTQLEEDAVERLDKAEELAASGDAALVRAFAEACREYARSGLPEDTMRSYYLAESRKQYLRYMSIERRDHMACVELGHVSLELKDYESALRMFTTALDYPDTRLAGRLGRCWAFFEQRDWVRLSREMAIMRSAMPEADEADEFSRALYVFWAQHTTDGTTAPHALQARTRACDMPGATA, encoded by the coding sequence ATGACACAGTCACCTCCGCGTAGGGTCGCACCGCATCTCAAGGCGGTCATCTATCTGCAGTGCATGTTCGCCGCCTCCCTGCTGCTGGAAGCGGGCGGCCTGTACCTGCTGTTATCCCCGCCCCGCCCCGCTGGGCAGCAGCAATGGCTGCAGGCAACCGCGCTGCACCTGTTGGCCGCCGCCGTACCGCTGCTCTACCGCTACCGCCCCGCGCGGTTTCCCTCAGCGGGCTGGTACCTGCCCAAGCTTACCGGCCTTATCACCCTGTTCCTGCCCGTAGTGGGCATTTCCGGCATGTTCCTGACCGTGAACCTGACCAAGCTCCTCATCCGCCCCAAGGGCCTTGCGCACGAATTCGAACAGGAAAAAATGCACCTCACCCATTTGGATGCTGGCACCATCACACGCACCATGGACGACATGCTGCGCGAAGAACTGGCCACTCAACCCATTGTGGACATCCTACTCGGCTCGGACGACGACCTGAAACGCGGTGCCATCATGCTGCTGAAACGCATGAAAAGCCCGCGCGCCGTCACACTGCTGAAGGAGAGCTTATCCGATGCCTCCGCCGAGGTGCGCTTTTTCGCCCACACGGCCCTGACACAACTGGAGGAGGATGCCGTGGAGCGGTTGGATAAGGCCGAAGAGCTTGCCGCATCGGGCGATGCCGCACTGGTGCGGGCCTTTGCTGAAGCCTGCCGGGAATACGCGCGCAGCGGCCTGCCGGAAGACACCATGCGCTCCTATTACCTTGCGGAATCACGCAAGCAGTATCTGCGCTACATGTCCATTGAGCGGCGAGACCATATGGCTTGTGTGGAGCTTGGTCATGTCAGCCTTGAACTCAAGGACTACGAGTCGGCCCTGCGCATGTTCACCACAGCACTGGACTACCCCGATACCCGTCTGGCAGGCAGGCTTGGACGCTGCTGGGCCTTTTTCGAGCAACGCGACTGGGTTCGCCTTTCCCGCGAGATGGCGATAATGCGCTCTGCCATGCCAGAAGCGGACGAAGCGGACGAGTTCAGCCGCGCACTGTATGTGTTCTGGGCTCAACACACCACGGATGGGACCACAGCCCCGCACGCCCTGCAAGCACGAACCAGGGCATGCGACATGCCGGGGGCAACGGCATGA
- a CDS encoding diguanylate cyclase domain-containing protein: MAVTRLNPSKGRLTFLVEIILGLMLITVLNMLLFRNDVGFLNVQPHPYWIVVLLISVRYGFLPGFLAGLSSGLLFLLFRAATIPDISLLELRSMELWGTPLLFWTTGMALGEIRQGHIREHTATLTKLRDNMTVCETQQKELRALEQAKVEMDTRIFSQEHTLSTIYEAAQALRTLDSESIYMAILDLLRQYLGVEECSIYMLENNVFQLKAFKRTVSPKPRATIALESEPLWSVYRERRTHTLDAALRREQQTTGILIAAPVLTSSGMEAMGVLVVERMPFLKFNPTSIRMVELISDWCGSSLENALLHKNTREKLITDDIADVYNARYLRRRLGEEFARAKRYGLELSVIYLEIPGFQERLPEEQQATRIAFASVIQSHLRNIDLVFLHETPGAFVILLPTTPMQGARVVVNNIARAYQALVIMSFELDAHLMSLHVGVAALTPEMNDMEELLAAMTEDIHDTVTSA, translated from the coding sequence CATCCCTACTGGATCGTGGTGCTGCTCATCTCCGTCCGCTACGGTTTCTTGCCGGGATTCCTTGCGGGGTTGAGTTCCGGTCTGCTGTTCCTTCTCTTCCGAGCCGCCACCATTCCGGACATCTCACTGCTGGAGCTGCGCTCCATGGAACTGTGGGGCACCCCCCTGCTGTTCTGGACCACCGGCATGGCTCTTGGAGAAATCCGTCAGGGACATATTAGAGAACACACTGCCACGCTTACCAAGCTGCGGGACAACATGACCGTTTGCGAGACCCAGCAAAAGGAACTGCGGGCACTGGAACAGGCCAAGGTGGAGATGGATACTCGCATCTTCTCGCAGGAGCATACCCTCTCCACCATCTACGAGGCAGCGCAAGCCCTGCGCACGCTGGATTCGGAATCCATCTACATGGCCATACTGGACCTGCTGCGTCAGTATCTTGGCGTGGAGGAATGCTCCATCTACATGCTGGAGAACAACGTCTTTCAGCTCAAGGCCTTCAAACGAACCGTCTCGCCCAAGCCACGCGCCACCATCGCGCTGGAATCGGAACCGCTCTGGTCCGTATACCGTGAACGGCGGACACACACGCTGGATGCCGCCCTTCGCAGGGAACAGCAGACCACGGGTATACTCATTGCGGCCCCAGTGCTCACCTCCAGCGGCATGGAAGCCATGGGCGTGCTGGTTGTGGAACGCATGCCCTTTCTCAAATTCAACCCCACCTCCATCCGCATGGTGGAGCTCATTTCCGACTGGTGCGGCTCCAGCCTTGAAAACGCCCTGCTGCATAAAAACACTCGCGAGAAACTCATCACCGATGATATTGCGGACGTGTACAATGCGCGGTACCTGCGCCGCAGGCTGGGAGAGGAGTTCGCCCGCGCCAAACGCTACGGCCTAGAACTTTCTGTCATCTATCTGGAGATTCCCGGTTTTCAGGAACGCCTGCCCGAAGAACAGCAAGCCACGCGCATCGCCTTTGCCTCGGTCATCCAGTCACACCTGCGCAACATAGACCTTGTCTTTCTGCACGAAACCCCAGGCGCATTTGTAATACTGCTGCCCACCACCCCCATGCAGGGCGCGCGCGTGGTGGTGAACAACATTGCCCGCGCATATCAGGCCCTTGTGATCATGAGCTTTGAACTGGATGCCCACCTCATGTCGCTGCATGTAGGAGTAGCCGCGCTCACGCCCGAGATGAACGACATGGAGGAACTGCTCGCCGCCATGACGGAGGATATCCATGACACAGTCACCTCCGCGTAG
- the pelF gene encoding GT4 family glycosyltransferase PelF has translation MSADICLILEGSYPFVAGGVSSWVHNIIKGLPHLTFTAVCILPSAREPHPYKYELPPNFIPPEVLYIHDVDKPRRSLFRRFSSRHVEEIRAFHKGLASLSHNDLVTMIDAFRQGRYPLWDLMHGKPAWDLLIEQIQERVPDAPFMNYFWTFRFTHLPMFKAMGVRLPEAKAYHAISTGYAGLIGTVARIRTGRPLLLTEHGIYTKERKIEIAQSEALQQNDEDRMRISKDLGLYQQLWVRLFYTLGRITYRYAERIVTLYEGNRQMQIKDGADQWRTEVIPNGIDLEGFQNLKPADYPPEEQDSFIVGFVGRVVPIKDVKTFIRACKAVSLKFANVQFWIMGPTEEDEEYYEECIDLVKILQMQDKILFLGRINVREYYPKLDMVVLTSISEAQPLVVMEANCAGIPVVASDVGACRELLEGRLPEDKALGPSGVITRVANPADTAAGMLGILTNYPLRKRMTRAGRERIARYYSEASLNARYDALYKELMEMPQWHGPGGTDHDDDEEGTWQV, from the coding sequence ATGAGCGCAGACATCTGCCTGATACTGGAGGGATCATACCCCTTTGTGGCGGGAGGGGTGTCCTCATGGGTTCACAATATCATTAAGGGGTTGCCGCACCTCACCTTCACAGCGGTGTGTATTCTGCCCTCAGCGCGGGAACCGCATCCCTATAAATACGAGTTGCCTCCCAACTTCATCCCTCCGGAGGTGCTCTATATCCACGATGTGGACAAGCCCCGCCGCTCCCTGTTCCGCCGCTTCAGCAGCAGGCATGTTGAGGAAATTCGCGCCTTTCACAAGGGGCTGGCATCATTGTCCCATAACGACCTCGTTACTATGATAGATGCCTTCCGGCAGGGCCGCTATCCTCTGTGGGACCTTATGCACGGCAAACCCGCATGGGACCTGCTTATTGAGCAGATACAGGAACGCGTGCCCGATGCCCCGTTCATGAACTATTTCTGGACGTTCCGGTTCACGCACCTGCCTATGTTCAAAGCCATGGGTGTGCGCCTGCCGGAAGCCAAAGCCTACCATGCCATCTCCACCGGCTATGCGGGCCTTATCGGCACCGTGGCACGCATCCGCACCGGACGCCCGCTCCTGCTGACCGAGCACGGCATCTACACAAAGGAGCGCAAGATAGAAATCGCCCAGTCCGAGGCTCTACAGCAGAACGATGAAGACCGCATGCGTATAAGCAAGGATCTGGGCCTGTACCAGCAGCTCTGGGTCAGGTTATTTTATACGCTCGGGCGCATCACCTACCGCTATGCGGAACGTATTGTCACCCTGTACGAAGGTAACCGCCAGATGCAAATCAAGGACGGGGCCGACCAATGGCGCACCGAGGTCATACCCAACGGCATCGATCTGGAAGGATTCCAGAACCTGAAGCCTGCAGACTATCCTCCAGAGGAGCAGGACAGCTTCATCGTCGGATTTGTGGGCCGCGTCGTACCTATCAAAGATGTGAAGACCTTCATCCGCGCATGCAAAGCCGTTTCGCTCAAGTTTGCCAACGTGCAGTTCTGGATCATGGGCCCCACGGAAGAAGACGAGGAGTATTACGAAGAGTGCATTGACCTGGTCAAGATACTGCAAATGCAAGACAAAATATTGTTCCTCGGTCGCATCAACGTACGCGAATACTATCCCAAGCTGGACATGGTGGTGCTCACCTCCATAAGCGAGGCGCAGCCGCTGGTGGTCATGGAAGCAAACTGCGCCGGCATTCCCGTTGTAGCCTCCGATGTGGGAGCATGCCGCGAACTGCTGGAGGGCCGCCTGCCGGAAGACAAGGCACTCGGACCTTCCGGCGTGATCACGCGCGTTGCAAACCCGGCGGACACAGCCGCCGGAATGCTCGGCATCCTCACCAACTACCCCTTGCGCAAACGCATGACCCGCGCGGGCAGGGAGCGCATCGCCCGTTATTACAGTGAGGCATCGCTGAACGCGCGCTACGACGCCCTGTATAAGGAGCTGATGGAAATGCCTCAGTGGCACGGGCCGGGAGGCACCGATCACGATGACGACGAGGAGGGCACATGGCAGGTATAG